A part of Kitasatospora acidiphila genomic DNA contains:
- a CDS encoding helix-turn-helix domain-containing protein, which produces MPETSLSLARLAGALGLTEHQLLGLVANCGTEVPDPTLVALTVEEAARRLGVGRTTMYALVASGEVPSVTIGRLRRVPAEALKEYVAARTQAATSTVALAA; this is translated from the coding sequence ATGCCCGAAACGTCCCTGTCCCTTGCGCGTCTTGCCGGGGCGCTCGGCCTCACCGAACACCAACTCCTCGGTCTCGTCGCCAACTGCGGTACGGAGGTGCCGGACCCGACGCTGGTCGCTCTCACGGTCGAGGAAGCCGCCCGTCGGCTCGGTGTCGGCCGGACGACGATGTACGCCCTGGTCGCGTCCGGTGAAGTCCCGTCCGTGACGATCGGCCGCCTTCGCCGAGTGCCTGCCGAGGCGCTCAAGGAGTACGTGGCCGCCCGCACACAGGCCGCCACTTCGACCGTCGCGCTCGCGGCCTGA
- a CDS encoding relaxase family protein: protein MIPSIKDPGNNTRGLLAYLYGPGRNDEHLDPHIVASFSPLGLRDPGRDPHATLTQLARILDEPVNLRNSGFGKKVTDHVWHCPVRAAKTDRYLSDAEWGEIARRIVHAAGIAPDRDPHGCRWIAVRHADDHIHILATTVRHDGRRPKRHNSGKNAQAEARLIEKELGLHQVQPGDGTGERRPTQAEMHKAERLGWQQTSRAWLQDRIRDAIPHATNVEELFAYLQADGVEVKPRRLPSGDLQGYSVGRPGDLNAKGEQIYIPGGKIAPDLSLPRLQTLLAVTAPEEHPTARRNRPSSSWQRTTDALDHAHQHLTDDAAGGGDGDGSLAQAQITALGDIINATAQTVPTELRAELRAATRAFARAQRSQIRADHQAAADLRRAARDIIHAGDGPDGNALTVMIAALVWAAILTSRWHQARGHQQQAHAAQQAVQHLQATYDHAAADQLAALAHRQPKPEVANTLAGDIRSAVPDHAARILADPNWPALATVLADAKALGHQPRQLLQEAATRRELTTARMPAKVLLGRIQHTSRNPNHNPAAEAARLRSPVAKPLGQQPTLTDTTTTPRPPAGTPPRHTR from the coding sequence GTGATCCCCTCCATCAAGGACCCCGGCAACAACACCCGCGGACTGCTCGCCTACCTCTACGGGCCCGGCCGCAACGACGAACACCTCGACCCGCACATCGTCGCCTCCTTCAGCCCGCTCGGCCTGCGCGACCCCGGACGAGACCCGCACGCCACCCTCACCCAGCTCGCCCGGATCCTCGACGAGCCGGTCAACCTGCGCAACAGCGGCTTCGGCAAGAAGGTCACCGACCACGTCTGGCACTGCCCCGTCCGCGCCGCCAAGACCGACCGCTACCTCTCCGACGCCGAATGGGGCGAGATCGCCCGCCGCATCGTCCACGCCGCCGGCATCGCCCCCGACCGCGACCCGCACGGCTGCCGCTGGATCGCCGTCCGCCACGCCGACGACCACATCCACATCCTCGCCACCACCGTCCGCCATGACGGCCGCCGACCCAAGCGCCACAACAGCGGCAAGAACGCCCAGGCCGAGGCCCGCCTGATCGAGAAGGAACTCGGCCTCCACCAGGTCCAGCCTGGCGACGGTACCGGCGAGCGCCGTCCCACCCAGGCCGAGATGCACAAGGCCGAGCGCCTCGGCTGGCAGCAGACCAGCCGCGCCTGGCTGCAGGACCGCATCCGCGACGCCATCCCCCACGCCACCAACGTCGAGGAGCTCTTCGCCTACCTCCAGGCCGACGGCGTCGAGGTCAAGCCGCGCCGCCTCCCCTCGGGCGACCTCCAGGGCTACTCCGTCGGACGGCCCGGCGACCTCAACGCCAAGGGCGAGCAGATCTACATCCCCGGCGGCAAGATCGCCCCCGACCTATCCCTCCCCAGGCTCCAGACCCTCCTCGCCGTCACCGCACCCGAGGAGCACCCCACCGCCCGGCGCAACCGGCCTTCCAGCAGTTGGCAGCGCACCACCGACGCCCTCGACCACGCCCACCAGCACCTCACCGACGACGCTGCCGGCGGCGGGGATGGGGATGGCTCGCTGGCGCAGGCGCAGATCACCGCGCTGGGCGACATCATCAACGCCACAGCCCAGACCGTACCCACCGAGCTGCGGGCAGAACTGCGAGCCGCCACACGGGCGTTCGCGCGAGCCCAGCGCTCCCAGATCCGCGCCGACCACCAGGCCGCCGCCGACCTTCGCCGGGCCGCCCGCGACATCATCCACGCGGGCGACGGGCCCGACGGCAACGCCCTCACCGTGATGATCGCGGCCCTCGTGTGGGCAGCGATCCTCACCAGCCGCTGGCACCAGGCCCGAGGCCACCAGCAGCAGGCCCACGCCGCCCAGCAGGCCGTCCAGCACCTCCAGGCCACCTACGACCACGCCGCCGCCGACCAACTCGCCGCCCTCGCCCACCGCCAACCGAAACCGGAGGTCGCCAACACCCTCGCCGGGGACATCCGTTCCGCCGTCCCCGACCACGCCGCCCGAATCCTCGCCGACCCCAACTGGCCCGCCCTGGCCACCGTCCTCGCCGACGCCAAGGCCCTCGGCCACCAGCCCCGACAACTCCTCCAGGAGGCCGCCACCCGCCGCGAACTCACCACCGCCCGCATGCCCGCCAAGGTCCTCCTCGGCCGCATCCAGCACACCAGCCGCAACCCCAACCACAACCCGGCCGCTGAAGCCGCCCGCCTGCGCTCACCCGTCGCCAAGCCCCTCGGCCAGCAGCCCACCCTCACCGACACGACCACCACACCCCGCCCACCGGCCGGCACCCCGCCCCGCCACACCCGCTAA
- a CDS encoding ParB/RepB/Spo0J family partition protein, giving the protein MLPEHELYDLAQSIKEFGLLLPIVLDPDGVLLDGRNRLAACELAGVEPRFTTHTGTDQREYIYLSNVVRRHLSEGQRAMVHAMFLSLSGHSLRTHAKLHDISRTRLSLANTVLKYARDLAEKVRDGKLGLDAAADVARQRKAEAEAIQAKHENLRRHAPDLAVQVTEGHLTLDDATQLLSQRQEEVRNDQQYLTAIAERWDALQTLAHHPDSLHTRQVLDGLTDKARTLAHRLIALETQPEATLQHS; this is encoded by the coding sequence ATGCTCCCCGAGCACGAGCTGTACGACCTCGCCCAGAGCATCAAGGAGTTCGGCCTTCTGCTGCCGATCGTCCTCGACCCCGACGGTGTCCTCCTCGACGGCCGCAACCGCCTCGCCGCCTGCGAACTCGCCGGCGTCGAACCCCGCTTCACCACCCACACCGGCACCGACCAGCGCGAGTACATCTACCTGTCCAACGTCGTACGCCGGCACCTCAGCGAAGGCCAGCGCGCCATGGTCCACGCGATGTTCCTTTCACTTTCGGGACACTCCCTGCGCACCCACGCCAAGCTCCACGACATCAGCCGCACCCGCCTCTCCCTCGCCAACACCGTCCTCAAGTACGCCCGCGACCTCGCCGAGAAGGTCCGCGACGGCAAGCTCGGACTCGATGCCGCCGCCGACGTCGCACGCCAGCGCAAGGCCGAGGCGGAAGCCATCCAGGCCAAGCACGAAAACCTCCGCCGCCACGCCCCCGACCTCGCCGTCCAGGTCACCGAGGGCCACCTCACCCTCGACGACGCCACCCAACTGCTCAGCCAGCGGCAGGAGGAAGTCCGCAACGACCAGCAGTATCTGACCGCCATCGCCGAACGCTGGGACGCCCTCCAGACCCTCGCCCACCACCCCGACAGCCTCCACACCCGCCAGGTCCTCGACGGCCTCACCGACAAGGCCCGCACCCTCGCCCACCGCCTCATCGCCCTCGAAACCCAGCCCGAGGCAACGCTCCAGCACAGCTGA
- a CDS encoding DUF3631 domain-containing protein: MSEATASRPSPVPPSAGTSPALWPPVAKPGEPGAYLPTQQAVDLSTDCGQVHEEAAPAAPTAPDEIDLMPDTEATEGADLLAQLKALIAKFVILPSEEALDAATLWVAATHLQGSWQHAPRLAVVGPAKRCGKSRLLDVLTETVHQPVLTVNSTPAAVFRSITEEPPTLLVDEADTIFGSPKMAEKNEEMRGLLNAGHQRDRYVLRVVGNDHTPRRFHTFAMAAIAGIGDLPDTVMDRSIVIRMRRRAEGEKVAPYRTKRDSPALHGIRDRIARWTAPLADPALHLEPSMPVEDRAADTWEPLVIVADLAGGPWPRLARQACKRMVDAEAKTEEENPGGARILADIRRIFHANNEPDGITTDQLLFTLNGDPEAPWAESGRGGLTPRGLGAMLREFGISSGNVRIGDGTQRKGYTRHKFADAWRRYCPSVHPQAPSAMGTGARG; this comes from the coding sequence ATGAGCGAGGCTACCGCCTCCCGCCCCTCCCCCGTACCCCCTTCAGCGGGCACGTCCCCTGCCCTATGGCCACCCGTCGCCAAGCCTGGCGAGCCCGGCGCCTACCTGCCCACCCAGCAGGCCGTGGACCTGTCCACAGACTGTGGACAGGTCCACGAGGAGGCGGCACCTGCCGCACCCACGGCCCCGGACGAGATCGACCTGATGCCGGACACCGAAGCGACCGAGGGCGCCGACTTGCTCGCGCAGCTGAAGGCCCTGATCGCCAAGTTCGTGATCCTGCCCTCCGAGGAGGCGCTGGATGCCGCGACGCTGTGGGTGGCGGCGACCCACCTGCAGGGCTCGTGGCAGCATGCCCCGCGCCTGGCGGTGGTCGGTCCCGCCAAGCGCTGCGGCAAGTCGCGGCTGCTCGACGTGCTCACCGAGACGGTCCATCAGCCGGTGCTGACGGTCAACTCGACCCCAGCCGCGGTGTTCCGCTCGATCACCGAGGAGCCGCCGACCCTGCTGGTGGACGAGGCGGACACCATCTTCGGCAGCCCGAAGATGGCGGAGAAGAACGAGGAGATGCGCGGCCTGCTGAACGCCGGGCACCAGCGCGACCGGTACGTGCTGCGTGTTGTCGGCAACGATCACACCCCGCGCCGCTTCCACACCTTCGCGATGGCCGCCATCGCCGGGATCGGCGACCTGCCGGACACGGTCATGGACCGTTCGATCGTGATCCGCATGCGCCGACGTGCCGAGGGTGAGAAGGTCGCGCCATACCGGACCAAGCGCGACAGCCCCGCCCTGCACGGGATTCGGGACCGGATCGCCCGCTGGACCGCCCCGTTGGCGGACCCGGCCCTGCACCTGGAACCGAGCATGCCGGTCGAGGACCGCGCCGCCGACACCTGGGAGCCCCTGGTGATCGTCGCCGACCTCGCCGGCGGCCCCTGGCCCCGCCTCGCCCGCCAAGCGTGCAAGCGCATGGTCGATGCCGAGGCGAAGACCGAGGAGGAGAACCCCGGCGGGGCGCGGATCCTCGCCGACATCCGCCGGATCTTCCACGCCAACAACGAGCCGGACGGCATCACCACCGACCAGCTGCTGTTCACCCTCAACGGCGACCCCGAGGCCCCGTGGGCGGAGTCCGGCCGGGGCGGACTGACCCCGCGTGGACTCGGTGCGATGCTCCGCGAGTTCGGCATCTCCTCCGGCAACGTCCGCATCGGGGACGGGACCCAGCGCAAGGGCTACACGCGCCACAAGTTCGCCGACGCCTGGCGGCGGTACTGCCCGAGCGTCCACCCCCAGGCCCCCAGCGCCATGGGCACGGGCGCGAGAGGCTGA
- a CDS encoding WbqC family protein, producing the protein MPLSATASPAASSTDLLPRRGGVCAIHQPNFLPRLSTLAKIFAADYWIVLDDVQFARRDYQHRARIAPLDRPDRQHWLSLATQLPNGRATLIRDARLIDPQHSRHQTAQAVRHCYRRSRHWRHVSDVLDRVLTAFTNSDRTWVVAEDSTRALLDLLGWQGRTIRSSQLPARSERSQRLADLATVTGATTYLCGPGGLRYLDHGPFNAAKVPVEPFLTPSEGLWSDSRRLSALHTLSVLGAAGFAGALAETARRPAS; encoded by the coding sequence ATGCCCTTGTCCGCGACGGCTTCACCAGCCGCCTCCTCAACTGACCTTCTCCCCAGGCGGGGTGGGGTCTGCGCGATCCACCAACCCAACTTCCTGCCCCGGCTCAGCACCCTGGCCAAGATCTTTGCGGCGGACTACTGGATCGTCCTCGACGACGTCCAGTTCGCCCGCCGCGACTACCAGCACCGTGCTCGCATCGCCCCACTTGACCGCCCCGACCGGCAGCACTGGCTGAGCCTGGCCACCCAACTCCCCAACGGCCGAGCCACCTTGATCCGCGACGCCCGGCTGATCGACCCGCAGCACAGCCGTCACCAGACCGCACAGGCAGTCCGCCACTGCTACCGGCGCAGCCGCCACTGGCGGCACGTCAGCGACGTCCTGGACCGTGTGCTTACGGCGTTCACCAACTCAGACCGGACCTGGGTGGTGGCGGAGGACTCCACCAGGGCCCTCCTTGACCTACTGGGCTGGCAAGGCCGGACCATCCGCAGCAGTCAGCTCCCAGCACGCAGCGAACGCTCGCAGCGGCTCGCCGACCTCGCGACGGTGACAGGAGCGACCACGTACCTCTGCGGCCCAGGCGGACTCCGGTACCTCGATCACGGTCCGTTCAACGCTGCCAAGGTGCCGGTGGAGCCGTTCCTCACGCCTTCTGAGGGCCTCTGGAGTGACAGTCGCCGACTGTCGGCGCTGCACACGCTCTCTGTCCTGGGGGCGGCCGGCTTCGCAGGCGCGCTCGCTGAGACTGCCCGGCGACCGGCAAGCTGA
- a CDS encoding DUF2637 domain-containing protein: MSTIPSATRPAGIFGRFTITLVMAATACLAFTFSFGNVWALALRLGVAHPIAPLIAPMVDLSVVGLLVALHYLSATGTPDELRAVTRLLHLCGLLTLGLNTAEPVLAQHYGRAFLDAVAPVLLLGWGHVGPIILRRLHSPTTATAPRPAAGAAEPDLPSDGTTPTTDAPAADGRASLRPAAEPAPVAEAGQDALSDDEPVVVLGDAVQPAGREPVLGAKRTGRRPAASMDELAEIARPAVEENGPTQAVIRTALREAGIPIASDRLGKLTQRFKDEQASQQAESQAQPSAA, translated from the coding sequence ATGAGCACCATCCCGTCGGCCACCCGCCCGGCCGGCATCTTCGGCCGTTTCACGATCACCCTGGTCATGGCCGCCACCGCCTGCCTCGCCTTCACCTTCTCCTTCGGCAACGTCTGGGCCCTGGCCTTGCGGCTCGGCGTCGCGCACCCCATCGCGCCGCTGATCGCCCCGATGGTGGACCTGTCCGTCGTCGGGCTGCTGGTCGCCCTGCACTACCTGTCCGCCACCGGCACCCCCGACGAGCTGCGCGCCGTCACCCGCCTGCTCCACCTGTGCGGCCTGCTCACCCTCGGCCTCAACACCGCCGAACCCGTCCTCGCGCAGCACTACGGACGCGCCTTCCTCGACGCTGTGGCGCCAGTCCTCCTGCTCGGCTGGGGGCACGTCGGCCCGATCATCCTGCGCCGACTCCACAGCCCGACCACCGCCACCGCCCCGCGCCCGGCTGCGGGAGCGGCCGAGCCCGACCTTCCCTCAGATGGCACAACCCCCACCACCGATGCACCCGCGGCGGATGGCAGGGCCAGCCTGAGGCCGGCAGCCGAGCCCGCTCCGGTGGCGGAAGCGGGACAGGATGCCCTGTCCGACGACGAGCCGGTGGTTGTACTCGGCGACGCCGTCCAACCCGCCGGGCGGGAACCGGTGCTCGGGGCCAAGCGCACCGGACGCAGGCCCGCCGCTTCCATGGACGAGCTGGCCGAGATCGCCCGCCCGGCCGTCGAAGAGAACGGCCCCACCCAGGCCGTGATCCGGACGGCCCTGCGCGAGGCCGGCATACCAATCGCCAGCGACCGCCTCGGCAAGCTGACCCAGCGCTTCAAGGACGAGCAGGCCTCCCAGCAGGCCGAGTCCCAAGCCCAGCCCTCGGCTGCCTGA
- a CDS encoding ATP-binding protein: MTDDDVLGAAWPLTPFDGAVGFARRLVIATLRLWGFELGDRADDVALLVSELLTNAFTHSNGQLVTLGLYASRSERALTLDVLDGSSAQPELRAAADDAEHGRGLFIVDYLTDGCWTSQATEHGKRVLATLTLAAQPSAAQRQQLRQRIQAARPLPLVFSSST; the protein is encoded by the coding sequence ATGACCGACGACGACGTCCTGGGAGCGGCCTGGCCGCTGACACCGTTCGACGGCGCGGTGGGCTTCGCCCGCAGGCTCGTGATCGCCACCCTGCGGCTGTGGGGCTTCGAACTGGGTGACCGGGCCGATGACGTGGCCCTGCTGGTCAGCGAACTGCTCACCAACGCGTTCACCCACAGCAACGGCCAGCTGGTCACCCTCGGCCTGTACGCCAGCCGCAGTGAGCGGGCGCTGACCCTCGACGTGCTCGACGGAAGCAGCGCCCAGCCCGAACTCCGCGCCGCCGCCGACGACGCCGAGCACGGACGCGGTCTGTTCATCGTCGACTACCTCACCGACGGTTGCTGGACATCGCAGGCAACCGAGCACGGAAAGCGGGTTCTGGCCACACTGACTCTGGCCGCCCAGCCGAGCGCCGCGCAGCGGCAGCAGCTGCGCCAGCGGATCCAGGCCGCCCGGCCCCTCCCCCTCGTCTTCAGCTCCTCCACCTGA
- a CDS encoding YbaB/EbfC family nucleoid-associated protein translates to MFPGGGQPNMQALLKQAQKMQQDLAKAQQELAEARLTGSAGGGLVEATVTGSGELTALKISPQAVDPEDTETLADLVLAAVRDASAAAQKLQAERMGPLTQGLGGGGIPGLPF, encoded by the coding sequence GTGTTCCCTGGTGGCGGGCAGCCCAACATGCAGGCGCTGCTGAAGCAGGCCCAGAAGATGCAGCAGGACCTCGCCAAGGCTCAGCAGGAGCTGGCCGAGGCGCGGCTGACCGGTTCGGCGGGCGGCGGTCTGGTGGAGGCGACGGTGACCGGCAGCGGTGAGCTGACCGCGCTGAAGATCTCCCCGCAGGCCGTGGACCCGGAGGACACCGAGACCCTGGCGGACCTGGTGCTCGCCGCCGTCCGTGACGCCAGCGCTGCCGCGCAGAAGCTGCAGGCCGAGCGGATGGGCCCGCTGACCCAGGGCCTGGGCGGCGGCGGCATCCCGGGTCTCCCGTTCTGA
- a CDS encoding helix-turn-helix domain-containing protein, whose protein sequence is MVHRFKALEGEALVAHNLKVLRKAARLSQEDVAERMTRLGFKFHQTQVAKIENGTRPVRFDEVIGLAKALSVPAANFMTEAVAGPDEPDYELQEAGFRVQAAEQEWRTAHDLEQAAKARLDEAEREYNEIADRLAAQGIDVGPESSEPEWYPAPNSPWDPLRKDPSADR, encoded by the coding sequence ATGGTGCATCGCTTCAAGGCCCTGGAGGGCGAGGCCCTCGTGGCCCACAACCTGAAGGTCCTGCGCAAGGCAGCCCGCCTCTCCCAGGAGGACGTGGCCGAGCGCATGACCCGGCTCGGCTTCAAGTTCCACCAGACCCAGGTCGCCAAGATCGAGAACGGCACCCGCCCGGTCCGTTTCGACGAGGTGATCGGCCTGGCCAAGGCACTCAGCGTCCCGGCAGCCAACTTCATGACCGAGGCCGTGGCCGGCCCCGACGAACCGGACTACGAGCTGCAGGAAGCCGGCTTCCGCGTCCAAGCCGCCGAGCAGGAGTGGAGAACCGCCCACGACCTCGAACAGGCGGCCAAGGCCCGGCTGGACGAAGCCGAGCGCGAGTACAACGAGATCGCCGACCGCCTCGCGGCCCAAGGCATCGACGTCGGCCCCGAGAGCTCCGAGCCCGAGTGGTACCCGGCGCCCAACTCGCCCTGGGATCCGCTCCGCAAGGACCCCTCGGCCGACCGGTAG
- a CDS encoding AAA family ATPase — protein MKTAPLAVLLVGITGSGKTVLAQALAERGLIRLSVDEEVHRLHGRYGVDYPENEYFERERPVLDSVHRRLTEHLAAGQDVVLDHGLWRRSDREAWKKAVETAGGRWLLVYLPVERAELLRRLEQRNQRVDANALTVTPDALDDFFARFEAPIESEDAVLYDGDPEAIVRAVGRLLSEASSERAEFLGSTLNGVDPEQT, from the coding sequence TTGAAGACTGCACCGCTCGCCGTCCTGCTGGTCGGCATCACTGGCTCCGGTAAGACCGTGCTCGCCCAGGCTCTCGCCGAACGCGGCCTGATTCGTTTGTCCGTGGACGAGGAAGTCCACCGCCTCCATGGTCGCTACGGCGTCGACTACCCCGAGAACGAGTACTTCGAGCGTGAACGCCCGGTGCTCGATTCCGTCCATAGACGGCTGACCGAGCACCTGGCTGCCGGACAGGATGTCGTCCTCGATCACGGCCTGTGGCGCCGCTCCGATCGGGAGGCGTGGAAGAAGGCGGTGGAGACCGCTGGCGGTCGTTGGCTGCTGGTCTACCTTCCTGTTGAGAGGGCCGAGCTGTTGCGGCGCCTGGAGCAGCGCAACCAGCGCGTGGACGCCAATGCGCTCACCGTCACGCCCGATGCGTTGGACGACTTCTTCGCGCGGTTCGAGGCTCCGATCGAGAGTGAGGACGCCGTCCTCTACGACGGAGATCCCGAGGCGATTGTCCGAGCAGTTGGCCGACTGCTGTCGGAGGCCTCGAGCGAGCGAGCTGAGTTTTTGGGGTCAACGCTGAACGGCGTTGACCCCGAGCAAACTTGA
- a CDS encoding YdcF family protein, translated as MTHEDKPGLTDQQRKAAQLIWDYHQMHHQLRPCDAAIALGSHDLGVPAYSAELFRAGLFPTLVFSGGPNPTAPDRFPRGEAIHFREHALDLGVPTDAILIEPNATNTGQNITLSRQVMADAGIRPGTLMLIAMPYMERRAFATARKVWPEVEIVCASQPIDFDDYLKGMGDERKVAEMLVGDLQRVIEYPKLGFAVEQEVPGDVHDAYDALVRDGFTSRLLN; from the coding sequence GTGACGCACGAGGACAAGCCCGGCCTGACCGATCAGCAGCGCAAGGCGGCCCAGCTGATCTGGGACTACCACCAGATGCACCACCAGCTCCGGCCCTGCGACGCGGCCATCGCCCTCGGAAGCCACGACCTGGGCGTGCCCGCCTACAGCGCCGAGCTGTTCCGCGCCGGCCTCTTCCCAACCCTGGTCTTCTCCGGCGGTCCGAACCCCACCGCCCCCGACCGCTTCCCGCGCGGCGAGGCGATCCACTTCCGCGAGCACGCCCTTGACCTCGGCGTACCGACCGACGCGATCCTCATCGAGCCGAACGCCACCAACACCGGCCAGAACATCACCCTGTCGCGCCAGGTCATGGCCGATGCCGGCATCCGGCCCGGCACGCTGATGCTGATCGCGATGCCGTACATGGAACGACGCGCCTTCGCCACCGCCCGCAAGGTCTGGCCCGAGGTCGAGATTGTCTGTGCTTCCCAGCCGATCGACTTCGACGACTACCTCAAGGGCATGGGAGACGAACGCAAGGTCGCCGAGATGCTCGTCGGAGACCTGCAGCGGGTGATCGAGTATCCGAAGCTCGGCTTCGCCGTCGAGCAGGAAGTCCCTGGGGACGTGCATGACGCCTACGATGCCCTTGTCCGCGACGGCTTCACCAGCCGCCTCCTCAACTGA
- a CDS encoding MobC family plasmid mobilization relaxosome protein, which yields MAEEVRREGALDQAKALGPDELNTLQLDILARTHTNQPSTEPPASVDDESIRVARAAFLHENTAALDVPKLNAPAGAQPMPKGKIRPHTGTRRKERVGPVSYTPSEHAELLDAADRHGYGNTISGYLGDISLAFIRGEFTVDLPLHTDRLALQMFRAEVLHQIGRIGNNINQLVHVLHRDDRVEPDIGERLERLDHLLTDIAEALLIPTTRPEGGAST from the coding sequence GTGGCGGAGGAGGTCCGGCGCGAGGGCGCGCTGGACCAGGCAAAGGCCCTCGGCCCGGACGAACTCAACACGCTGCAGCTCGACATCCTCGCCCGCACCCACACCAACCAGCCGAGCACCGAGCCGCCCGCCAGCGTCGATGACGAGAGCATCCGCGTCGCCCGTGCCGCGTTCCTGCACGAGAACACCGCCGCCCTCGACGTCCCGAAACTGAACGCTCCCGCCGGCGCCCAGCCGATGCCCAAGGGCAAGATCCGGCCGCACACCGGAACCCGCCGCAAGGAGCGGGTCGGACCGGTCAGCTACACCCCATCGGAGCACGCCGAGTTGCTCGATGCCGCCGACCGCCACGGCTACGGGAACACGATCTCCGGATACCTCGGCGACATCTCGCTGGCCTTCATCCGGGGCGAGTTCACCGTCGACCTGCCCCTGCACACCGACCGCCTCGCCCTCCAGATGTTCCGCGCCGAGGTCCTCCACCAGATCGGCCGCATCGGCAACAACATCAACCAACTCGTCCACGTGCTCCACCGCGACGACCGCGTCGAACCCGACATCGGCGAACGCCTGGAACGCCTCGACCACCTGCTGACCGACATCGCCGAAGCCCTGCTCATACCCACCACCCGCCCCGAAGGAGGCGCCAGCACGTGA
- a CDS encoding helix-turn-helix domain-containing protein translates to MATVHRWTGLEAAALRAALRMSMRVFAEHLGVAPRTVAKWEKHRADTEPYSDNQAILDTALARASPAVHMRFEVFLSEAGQATGQAPRVTAAGPRLWEYETWTEDLERSVVALNRQNFGFAHSLLSRWSTRWPVGELDDRGLYLLGRTTVLEADLYRDQGVLVGPMSAHHAYAKARQIFTQLAVPRRIAQIELSQAVVAEMSGKLDAAAHHYEALAVDERLSRRDRARARLWVGTALSKDGNQDYAARVMLAASRDFEDLSEPDDWSVAQQKLALAYRGAGDLTRALQFIDTARATGTTDTPMQRVRLDTAHGHILLSDPATVDDGLHVLDHAAAVAAQFSLSHQLRAIEGIRTSFRGLPSPRPR, encoded by the coding sequence GTGGCCACGGTGCACCGTTGGACTGGGCTTGAGGCCGCTGCCCTGCGCGCTGCCTTACGGATGAGCATGCGGGTCTTCGCCGAGCACCTGGGTGTCGCTCCTCGCACGGTCGCCAAGTGGGAGAAGCACCGTGCCGACACCGAGCCCTACTCGGACAACCAGGCCATCCTCGACACAGCGCTTGCTCGGGCCAGCCCGGCGGTCCACATGCGCTTCGAGGTGTTCCTCTCCGAGGCCGGCCAGGCCACGGGCCAAGCCCCGCGCGTCACGGCCGCCGGCCCGCGCTTGTGGGAGTACGAGACCTGGACCGAAGACCTGGAGCGCTCCGTCGTGGCACTCAACCGCCAGAACTTCGGCTTCGCCCACAGCCTGCTCTCCCGCTGGAGCACCCGCTGGCCGGTCGGTGAACTGGACGACCGCGGGCTGTACCTGCTCGGCCGCACCACCGTTCTGGAAGCCGACCTCTACCGCGACCAAGGCGTCCTGGTCGGCCCGATGTCCGCGCACCACGCCTACGCCAAGGCCCGCCAGATCTTCACTCAGCTCGCTGTCCCGCGCCGGATCGCGCAGATTGAACTGTCGCAGGCCGTCGTGGCTGAGATGTCCGGCAAGCTGGACGCGGCAGCCCACCACTACGAGGCTCTCGCCGTTGACGAGCGACTCTCACGCCGCGACCGCGCCCGCGCCCGGCTGTGGGTCGGGACCGCACTCAGCAAGGACGGCAACCAGGACTACGCGGCCCGGGTCATGCTGGCCGCCAGCCGTGACTTCGAGGATCTCAGCGAGCCCGACGACTGGTCCGTCGCCCAGCAGAAACTGGCCCTGGCCTACCGTGGCGCCGGCGACCTGACCCGAGCCCTGCAGTTCATCGACACCGCCCGCGCGACCGGCACCACCGACACCCCGATGCAGCGCGTGCGCCTGGATACCGCGCACGGCCACATCCTGCTCTCCGACCCAGCGACCGTAGATGATGGTCTCCATGTCCTCGACCATGCGGCGGCAGTGGCGGCCCAGTTCAGCCTCAGCCACCAACTCCGCGCCATCGAGGGCATCAGGACCTCTTTCCGAGGGCTTCCCAGCCCCCGGCCACGGTGA